The Vitis vinifera cultivar Pinot Noir 40024 chromosome 1, ASM3070453v1 DNA segment ataaaaagacaagcCCATTATCAATAATCTGATGTGTGCCTAAgcttaaaagaattaaattaaaacccaACAAGTTTAAGCCCAATATTACTAGAGAACAAGTTCAGTTAATTAAATAAGACCCAACAAGACTTAAGCTCAATATCACTATAAAGCAAACTCAAAACATGCATCCAAGAACCAAATAACATGACCCACTAACAAATTCAAAATCCATAGACCATTACTATAGAGATCAATGGAAAAGGTTACCTATATCTCCAAATGAAATCTAGAAGCGAGGAAGGGTGGCCATAAAGCAGTAATGGTGAGTGATGGGAGCGATGATGTGTGATTGGTAAGGTGACAACCAATGATGGCACATGGTGGAGTTGTTGGTAGTGTGGATTGTGTTGCAGTGGTGCATGCATGGTGTAGATCTGGTGGTGTGGCCACACTAGTTGCAGTAAGGATGACAGGTTGTGGTGGGACTTTtctcataatttaaaaatgttatgcttaaattattgtagtagaagaagttattacaaatatatggtagtttttgccacctaGAAGAGAGGGTGaatggataaattttttttaaaaccaaaatcatcttttcaaatttcaaaagggaactcgtctcttgaaaagacgatttcaaaaaaatttcaaaagggaaatcgtcttttcaagaggcgagttcccatgaaaatatatatatatatatttttaaattcccaaataaaaaaaaattcctcaaggaactcgtctcttgaagagacgagttcccatgaaaaaaaaatgtttttttttttaaattcctaaattataaaaaaaaaaaaaaaaaaaaaaaaaaggcgagttcccatgaaaaaaattccccaattaaaaaaaaaaaaattactcaagatttttttttaaaattcccaaaaaaaaaaaaaaaaaacaattcctcaagggaactcgtctattcaagagatgagttcccatgaaaaaaatatatttaaaaaaaaaattcccaaattataaaaaataaaaaataaaaaaaaaatcttcaagggaactcgtctctttcgtctcttcaagagacgagttcccatgaaaaaaaaatatatttttttaaaaattcccaaattataaaaaaaaaaataataaatttctcaAGGGAATTCgtctcttgaaaaaaaatatttatatatatatatatatatatatatatatatatatatatatatatatatatatatttttttaaaaaattcccaaattatattaaaaaaaaaaaacaattcttcaagggaactcgtctcttgaagagacaagttcccatgaaaaaaaaatatttttttaaaaaaaaattcccaaattataaataaataaaataaaataaaaattcctcaatggaactcgtctctggaagagacgagttcccatgaaaaaacaaaaaaaaaattattttttataaatgaaagtCATTTCTTCTACGTACCATCAAATGGTGTGTTATCTCACAAAAACAGGGCAAATCGACCTTCTTAGTAGTCAACTAGCCACGCGATATAGCTGTCAGGTGGCGCTAAAGTCCGAACATTTGATCGACAAGGAGGCACATCAGGAGTCATCAAATGCAAGAGAATAATAGCAGTTATTGTGTCCGACAGAGAAATATCCATTTACAGTCGATTCGCTCCAACCACCTGTGGAAATCCCATATGATTTGAGTGGTGATTTATAGGCAGATTGAGGCCCTAATAAGGCCCCAATTGTGGTAGAAATTATGGtgatttgtatgattttatttatttttccatatttttagttttttttttttccatattttgctCTTTGTGTACATGTTAAATAGAGactcaattatataaaatacatacGATTGAATATACAATTAAATGATTCTTAGTTTCTTCATGGTATTAGAACACAAATTGCTCCAAAACCCTAATCAATTCATGGTTGCCCAAAAAGGACACAACCATGAGTCCAGTCAGTTGGCAACCCAAGAAAGAGAGTCGGAGATAAACTCCTCCATGGGCTCAGCCAGTGCATTCGACAACTTCCCACTCCATCTTACCGTTGAAAAATTGAACGGTAAGAATTACAGAGAGTGGGCACAGACAATCAAGTTTGTTATTGACAGAAAGGGAAATCTAAGGTTTCTTATTGGCGAGACTCGACGACCACCTCTGATCGATGCAACAACATCCCATAAATGGTTGTCTGATAACTCCTTCATCACCTCATGCTTGATCAACTCCATGAAGCCAGCCATTGGAAAAATGTATATGTTCCTCCCGACGGCAAATGATGTGTGGGATGTGATACGGGAAACATATTCTGATGCTGAGAATGCTTCCCAAATCTTCAAACTCAAGATGCCGCTCTAGCAGATGACGTAAGGAGATAGGGAAGTTACGGAATACTACACCGAGATGCTGGGTTTGTGGCAAGATCTCGATCTCAGTTGCGAAGAGAAATGAGAGTGCACGGGTGACAGAGTGCGCGCTTCAAGAAGAAGATGGATAACGAGAAAGTTTTCAAGTTTCTAGCGGGGCTAAACCGCAAGCTTGACGACGTTAAGAGCAGAGTTCTCAATCACCAGTCGTTGCCCTCCATCCGAGAGGTCTTCTCTGAGGTGCAACGTGAGGAGagcaaaaagaaagtaatgttGCAAGAACATCTCACTTTTGGGCTCGAGGCTTCAGCACTTGTAACCCATGGGCCTCACATTGGATCTGGCCCAAGACAGTCTAAGATGACTTGTTGTGAGCATTGTAAGAAGATGGGCCACACTAAAAACACTTGCTAGACTTTACATGCAAACCCGTAGATTGGAAGCCTAGACAACCCAATAAAGCCCATAGTCATCAAGCCTCCACCGAAACCCATGCAGACAAAACACCCACAGAAAATCATCAATCAGCTTCCAGTGTGGGGTTTAATTCCAACCAACTTGCGAAAttataagagtttttttttttctaatttccaagccTCTAGTCAATTTTATACTACTCTGTCCTCTAGTTCTTTAACTTACAAAGGTAAATTTTTTACCACACTTGGCACCACGTCTCATATTACTCCTTGGATTATTAACTCTGGTGCATCCAGTCATATGACTGATgctcatcatttattttctacatactCTCTTTGTGCCggtaatttaaaagtaaaaattacaGATGGTACTTTATCCCCAGTTGCTGGCAAATGGAGTATTCGTATTTCTGAGTCCATTACTCTCAACCCCGTTCTACAtgttcctaatttattttgcaATTTGCTATCCATTAGACAGTTAACCAAATAGTCTAATTGCTCAGCTAAATTCCTACCATCTcgttgtgtttttcaggacctATCATCTAGGAAATCGATTAGCAGTGCTAAGGAACGTGATGGGCTATATTACTTCGATGAAACTAATATGCGTGGATAGTGTCCTCCTACTATTTGTAATTCTGCATCTAGTCCTAGGGAAATTGAACTTTTGTTATGGCATAAAAGGATGGGTCATCCTAGTTTTCAGTATTTGCaacatttatttccttcactatgTTCAAAGAAAGCTTCATGAGATTTTCAGTGTGAAGTGTGTGAACTTGCCAAACACCATCATGCATCTTTTCTTAAATCCAAGTATAAACCATCCATACCATTCACTTTAATTCATTGTGATCTATGAGGACCCTCACGTATCCCTAATAGGAcatataaaaaatggtttattacttttattgatgatcacactGGCCTGTGTTGGGTATATTTATTGACTAATGAAATTGAGGTTCGATCAGTCCTTATGAACTTTCACTCTATGATACAAACTCAGTTTcacaccaaaattaaaattcttcGTATTGATAATGGTATTGAGTATTTCAATCACTCATTGAGCatttatttacaagaaaatggtattatccatcaaagttcttgcgttgacacccctcAGCAAAATGAGGTTGCAAAACGGAAAAATAGCCATATTCTTAAAGTTGCTTGTGCCTTGTTGTTTATCTCTCACATGCCCTCACAATTTTGGGGTGACTCCATTTTGACAGCCACATACCTTATTAACCGAATGTCTAGTCGAGTCTTATCTTTTGTCACACCTCTCCAGAAATTCCAAGagtttttttcttcattgtagactttatgtttattttctaGTTGCCaaacgtgtttttttttttctctagagaatagaaaattgttttaaaaaatagttactaaaTAGACCCCTATCCTCTCTATTGAAGGAATGAGTTTCCTTAAAAATAAGCGAGCCACATAGAGGTTCATTTCGAGTACATTTAAACCTCGATATATAAATCCTCTATTTTGTTCTCATAacatatgatttttattatgtttgatgcCTCTTGGTTCATTTCCTTACATAGTATGCTGCTCATAAGATCCTTTTTGGCTTTTCTATTCTTCATACTCCTTAGTGGTTCACCTGTTATTTAGATTTAACATTGACTTTGAAGCCACTTTTTGAGACATTTTGAAGGGAATTTTAGATTCTTGTTGTGACTTTGGTAACGCCCTaggttttacttttttttttccaagtttcCTAGGCTCAATTTAAGAGTATTTTTATGAGCTTTAACCTTGGTTTGTTGCATTTTAGGAGTTTAGGCTTGATTTAGGAAGATTTTAGATATTTTGGGCTAATGCTCTAAAGGAAATGAGGACAAGTGTCTAAATCTCCACCATTTTTTGCCCCATAAAAAGAGGTCTTGTTGgctcatttaataatttttttggaatttaggAAGGGGAAATTCTATTGGACTTTTGGGAGAAGAGGGACTTTGAAGATTGGAAGAATTTGTGGTTTAGAGAACAAGGAAAGCTTACTTGAACTGCAAGGTTGGACACTTGTTTGGAGAAATTTTGTAAGTATGGTTTAATTTCgttttttatctttcatttatagtctatttttcttctcttttgatTATTCTTCATCTTCTATTGATTCTTGGGTTGATTGATATATTGAGTGTGGTTATTGAATGCCAcatttgattattaattatttattcatgATTTATGATGGTTCTTCTTAGTTTCGctctttataaaaaattttgtaaactaaacatgaaattttgaaatattgacTTGATTCACTGATTCATTCCACCAGATAAAAATAGGTTCAATATATAACTCGTGAAATTTATAGcctaagtgaaaataattttcttattctcaaCATTACTAAAAATTGTCAAAAACACTATTTGTAAATTGTCGCAACTTCaatctttttatattatgtaCAAGGAAAAAACATTCacactcaaattttataatgaaaaaaaaaaatatatacagtTATTGGGCTTTGGAACCACGTGGAGGTGTGACACTACAATTAAAAACCAACCTAACTTTGGAAGTATTGAGGTCAATTGAAGTGGCTTTGTTAATTTCTTTGTCCTTTTCTCTTTTGGTTAACTCTCACGTTTTATCCCTGGTTCTAATAATTCTTGGGTGGACAAAATATGTCAAGTTGATTGGGTTAAGAAACTATTTAATGCCATGGACGATTCATATTGGTTCGTTTTATGTCAACACGAACGACACATGGCCTAAGAAGCTATACAGATGTAAAATATGTAATATTAATGTCATTAAAAGTATCTGCGGTATTTGGAATCggattttgaattgattttgtcCACGGCCACGTGCCTTTGCACGTGGAACAAACTTAGTGTTCAAGGGAGGCACCATATGGGTTGTGAAATGGTCGGCTCGAATGGCGTGGACCTCCCTGGAGGAGTGGGACCAATATTTTTTATCGTGGTAAAAAAAGGATGGTAAATAGATTATTGGCCCTTCAGAATTGCTTCTGTCTGTCATCCATTAACCACGGCGTGGCGCATGGTGCCACCAATGTGTACATGAAGGAGTTTGGCCTGCTCTCTGACCAATAAAGGGCCACCAAGCATGTACATAATTTCTTGTGATAAGGCCAATCATTTTTGGTAATTCATCTGAATGCCTCACCCTCCACCCGTCTACCTTTCTCTTTCTCCGCGGCGCCGCCCCCCTTTATgtatttatagatatttttttattttttcaggtACTTTTATATtccataaataataaaaataaaacatcctTTCCTCTCTAAGCGACTGTTAGATAATCTGAACTGTCAATTAAATGGATAAGGGATATCTGTTACATAATCTCAGCTGTCAATTAAATGGACAAGGATGGCGTATTATTATTTGACAATCCAATTGAGGGAAAGTATGTGACATTCATGTGGtgaaaaatatgtgaaaatttGAGTGGGCGGTTATGACTGGTAATAGAATGAAAATGTGGGGAGACACGTAAGCAAAAATACATGAAAGTTCATTTTCGATTCAACCTCTGTGGGCTTTTAAGAGGACATCATTGttattttaagaatttgagGGGAGGTTTTTCACCATTTTAAAAAGAGtgaacattttttatttttttttagcggaaaattaaaaaatatctgCCAACTCTTGTATATATCTGCAAACCGACACCCCATCTCCATAATCGTCTTCCTTTACTCCGATCAACGATGTCGACCGTCTGCATAGAGCCTCTCTTTCAGCGCTGTCGCAGAGAAAACCCTAGATTTCGTCTCAAGTCGCTGGCAACGAAGCCGTCCTCTTTGAATTACTCTCCGAAGCCGCTCCGCAATGGCGGGAGCTTTTGCAACTTCAAATCTCTTCATGGAGTTCGTCCTCTCGGAGCTGCTTCGATTGATACAGCGCTTTTCGAGACTACAGACGTCTTCTTCAAGGAGACATTTATATTGAAGCGAACTGAAGTGGTTTGCACTTTTGGCAATTTTTCTCCattgtttttgtattttcctttttcttgttgGAGTTTGTTTGGGTGCTTTGAAAGTATTGGGAAAACTTTATTTGAAACAGCTCGACGGTTGTATTAATTCCTAGTTGAATTGACTATCCTTTTCTCTTGAAGTGCGGAAAATGTAAGATTTAATTTTTCTCTTTGGTTCCTCTGGTTTCTCGGTAACCAAACAGGGCATTAGGTTATTTTCATGCTTTAAGATAACAGAAAACGAAGGTAGAACCTCTGATGAATAGAGTACGATTTCAACGTTCTGTCCTAGTCGAGttcattgttttatttattgagaCAACATAAGACACAAAACTCAcatatattttccatttagCTCTGTTTTCTCAGTTATCAAGGAGGCTTGCTTTGAATCTGACCATACCGTTTCCATTTGGAAATGTAGGTGGAGGGAAAGATTTCAATCAGATTGGATCCCGGGAAGAATGGAGAGAATTGGCAGCTTACTGTGGGATGTAACATTCCTGGCAGCTGGGTTCTGCATTGGGGTGTTTCTTATATCGATGATGTTGGCAGGTTTTCTTTGCTTTACTGTTGAGAGttctttgatatatattttgaatccaTTACTTCCATGCACTGataagtttcctcagagaaacAGGTCATCAGAGGTGTTTTTTGCACCGACACTATTTGAGCTTGCCTTTTGGTGACCTTAGAGCAAGTCGTTTCATTTATTTCATGGATGAGTTATGTCTTTGTGATCATCTGCCATCATCTCATGATTAgttaaaatctattttctaaattttttcagTGAATGGGATCAGCCTCCTCTAGAAATGAGACCTCCTGGTTCCGTAGCTATTAAAGTATGTATTGGTTACTTCAATTGAGTACTCATCAGTTTGGTTTTTATATTGCCACTACAAATCTTAAAATTTCTATGCATGGTTTTTCAGGACTATGCCATAGAGACACCATTGAAGAAATTGTCCTCTGCTTCAGAAAGAGATACACTTCATGAAGTGACCATTGATTTTAGTCCTAACAGTGAAATTGCTGCTATACGTTTTGTTTTGAAGGTTCTGTTTTGCAACAGCTTGCTGTTTAGACttctaattttttgtattatatatataatacactTATTCTTCAGTATTTAAGGAGCTTTTCCTGTTGACTGTTGTCTCCTTCTTGCATGATTTTCTTCCCACAGGATGAAGATTATGGAGCTTGGTATCAGCATCGAGGGAGGGATTTTGAAGTTCTTCTTATGGATTACCTTTGTGAGGGTACCAATACTGTAGGAGCAAAGGAGGGCTTTGGAATATGGCCAGGTTGTCTAAATCACCATGTGATGCTTTTACTCAATCCCTATTACTCTTTTCTCTTCTTGCTTTTTTTCCCCCCCCTTTAAATCCTACCACCTTTAGGATCCATGTTAGTCTGATGGATGCTTGTGGGCCATTTCCTAACAGTTTAAGCTTAGGTGCCCGAGTCTTTGTTTATTGTTATCCACTATCTTTCCTggattcctttttatttatctGGGGTTGGTTGTCCACCATTTTATATTCAGGCTGGGGTAGTACTATGGTTCTCTTAAGTATTATCCAAATAAGAGCCATTTTCTGAAAGGACTACTTACATAAATGTTGATTATACAGGTAGCTTGAATTGTTTTTGGTTATTGCATTGCTTAGCTCTGAAGTCATTGTTGCTGTGTTTGTACCTTTCCCTTTGATTCAATACTGTTGACTGCTAAGAACAGAAATCACTTGTTATAGCTGCAGGATTTCTTTTCCTGTCCAGTCTTGTGCAACCTGACATATGATCGATTATTAGCTCATGCTAAAATCTGTTCCCAAATACAGCTATGTATTTGTGATCCATTTAtaaatcaattgaaaatttaaatcaGGTGACTTCCACTGGGCTAAGTTGTCAGCAGTGAATTCCTAAACCTGGAACCtaccacaaaccctccccatccctttaccacttgagctacGCCTCAAGGGCATTTGGACCGTCCATCTTCAATCTAAAACTTCCCTTGGTGATTGGTTAAGGACACCCATAGCATTGGGTATGGGTGGTGGATTACACGGATGTTCTGGGATTATTCTTTCAGAGGCTGACCTTAGGTGGTGAATGACCATCCAAATTTCATGCTAAATGTAGAATATGGATGGATAGAAGTTAGCagcattttaatattttttctaagttgatgaaatcatttctttgtaattttttgaatttttttatttcatcaaaaAGTTATCCTTGTAATCTCTCCTgatgaaaaattatcaaagaaatGCTATCGGTTTGTTGCACTGTAGGGCCTTTGGGACAGCTGTCTAACATGCTTCTCAAAGCAGAAGGATCTCACCCTAAAGGTCAAGATAGCAGCAGTGTATCTGGAGACCTTATTACTGGGTTCTATGAGGAGCATTCTATTGTAAAAGAAGTACCCGTGGATAACTCAGTGAATGTATCTGTAAAGAAATGTCCGGAGACAGCTAGGAATCTTCTGTACTTAGAAACCGATCTAATTGGAGATGTTGTTGTTCACTGGGGAGTTTGTCGAGATGATAGTAAGACATGGGAAATTCCAGCTGCTCCTCACCCACCAGAAACAAAACTATTTAAGAAGAAAGCTTTGCGGACTCTATTACAGGTATAATGCACTTCTCAGTAGTACAGGTTACTGGAACTCTGGTGGTGCCTCACATGTTAATGATATGCTTGATTTATACGTATGTGCATATTCTTTTCTATTCCAGGAAACCAAGAAATTGCTCAGGTAATTGAATATATTGTGGATTTGATATTGCCTTCATGCTTGTTTATACCTGTGGGCACTTTTTTGTGTGctacaaatataaataattaattctaGTTTGATAGCACAGGTTTTCTGCTTGCTACACGATAAAAAGTAATCTCGAATTGATGGATCAATAATGTCCACAGACGTATTTAGTCTGGTGCACTTCCACTTTCCAAATTATTAATACATAATAATTTGGTGCACTTTTGCCTTCTGGGCTATTAAGACATAGGCTTTCCTGAGAGATCTACCTTGGACTTTTGGCTGACACCCATATTTGTCTTTGTTTGATGGTCAATCAGTTGTAAAAATGGgataatcatattttaaagataattttgacTGACAAGACACAAATACAGGTGCATGTACAAACCTATACAGATACATATAGGGTCTTATTGGTGGCTTCACTATGCTTTCAATTTACATAAGCTCCCTTTCTCTTGCATCTCTCTTCTGtccatctttttcttttgaattaggATTGGGATTTTTACCTtgtttaaattgtttgttttgtgACATGCTGGTTAAGAATGGTTGTGTTGTTGTTCTTATTTGTTATTTACACAGATATCTTGTTTTGCAGTCAAAAGAGGATGGGCATGGAAGTTGGGGATTATTTACTTTAGATGAAGAACTTGAGGGTTTCCTTTTTGTGCTCAAGTTAAATGAAAACACTTGGTTGAGATGTATGGGAAATGACTTCTACATCCCCCTTTTAGGTTCAAGTAGTTTGCCTGCTCAATCTAGGCAGGGTCAATCAGAAGGTTGGGGAAAATCTGAGAGAGTGGTATCAGTTCCTACGGAGATATCAGGGAAAACTGCTGGAGAGAATGAAATAGTTTCTGATGCTGCATATACTGATGGAATTATTAATGATATAAGGAATTTAGTGAGTGATATTTCCTCTGAAAAGCGtcagaaaacaaaaaccaaacaagCACAAGAAAGCATTCTCCAAGAGATAGAAAAGTTAGCTGCAGAAGCCTATAGTATCTTCAGAAGCTCCATTCCAACCTTTTCTGAGGATGCTGTTTTGGAAACATTAAAACCACCTGAAAAACTCACCTCAGGAACAGGCTCCGGGTTTGAGATACTGTGCCAAGGATTCAACTGGGAATCTAATAAATCTGGAAGATGGTACATGGAGCTCAGTAAAAAAGTTGCAGAATTATCTTCTCTTGGTTTCACTGTGGTTTGGTTGCCTCCACCTACAGCATCTGTGTCACCTGAAGGTTACATGCCAACGGATTTATATAACTTAAATTCCAGGTACAAGTAACAATCATGTAATCACAAGTAATGTATCTGTCAtggtttttattcaaaaatttttaCCTTGGTCTACATGGAAGGAACTGATGCTTGAAAGGATGATTAATTTCTTAATATATCTCAtggaaattttattaatttcccAAGCCCTAAATGCATGCTACATGTTTCTTGTTAAATAAGCTTAATTACCGTTTTCATTTGATAGTTCTTACTTGAAAGGAGCTAATGCTTGCAAAGATGATTAAAATCTTATTCATATTCTAGATTTCAGTATTTGCTTAAGTACCTCAACCATGCATGTGCTCTGCATGCATCTTGTTAATTGACTGCAATCAAATTGCTACAATTGCTCAATTTCTGGAGCTTTATATGAAGCTGTGTCACTAACCCGCAAAACCATCTTCAATAATTCATCAGGAATGAAAGCTTTATCAATTAGGTTTCTGTCTTTTATAAAGTCTGCTTGTGGCTAGAAGTGAGTGTTCTAACATACTGGAAATGCTAAGTTGGATTTTGGTGATAAAGCTTTTTTTAATGTGGGTTGGAAaaaggataaaagaaaaaagaaaaaagagagagaaagagaggaaaaaaaacaagattgaTTCTCATATACAGCCATGTACTCTTAAATTGGGAGCACAAACATTGTCCTTGAAACCTTAAATTTTTGCTATAGAACTATTAAGAGATTAAATATCCTTGGAACCTAAAATTCTCATTGTCTGTccagttttttgaaaatatgtatatgtatatatatatagctataAATCTTCTTTAATGAGGAGATGagttctttgaaattttttcctattttgcttt contains these protein-coding regions:
- the LOC100267346 gene encoding alpha-amylase 3, chloroplastic — its product is MSTVCIEPLFQRCRRENPRFRLKSLATKPSSLNYSPKPLRNGGSFCNFKSLHGVRPLGAASIDTALFETTDVFFKETFILKRTEVVEGKISIRLDPGKNGENWQLTVGCNIPGSWVLHWGVSYIDDVGSEWDQPPLEMRPPGSVAIKDYAIETPLKKLSSASERDTLHEVTIDFSPNSEIAAIRFVLKDEDYGAWYQHRGRDFEVLLMDYLCEGTNTVGAKEGFGIWPGPLGQLSNMLLKAEGSHPKGQDSSSVSGDLITGFYEEHSIVKEVPVDNSVNVSVKKCPETARNLLYLETDLIGDVVVHWGVCRDDSKTWEIPAAPHPPETKLFKKKALRTLLQSKEDGHGSWGLFTLDEELEGFLFVLKLNENTWLRCMGNDFYIPLLGSSSLPAQSRQGQSEGWGKSERVVSVPTEISGKTAGENEIVSDAAYTDGIINDIRNLVSDISSEKRQKTKTKQAQESILQEIEKLAAEAYSIFRSSIPTFSEDAVLETLKPPEKLTSGTGSGFEILCQGFNWESNKSGRWYMELSKKVAELSSLGFTVVWLPPPTASVSPEGYMPTDLYNLNSRYGSSDELKVLVKSFHEVGVKVLGDVVLNHRCAQYQNQNGIWNIFGGRLNWDDRAIVADDPHFQGRGNKSSGDNFHAAPNIDHSQDFVREDIKEWLCWLRKEIGYDGWRLDFVRGFWGGYVKDYMDASEPYFAVGEYWDSLSYTYGEMDHNQDAHRQRIIDWINATNGAAGAFDVTTKGILHSALGRCEYWRLSDQKRKPPGVVGWWPSRAVTFIENHDTGSTQGHWRFPGGKEMQGYAYILTHPGTPAVFFDHLFSHYRSEIASLISLRNRNEIHCRSTIQITMAERDVYAAIIDEKVAMKIGPGYYEPPKGQQRWTLALEGKDYKIWETS